Proteins from a genomic interval of Nocardia sp. BMG51109:
- a CDS encoding lipocalin-like domain-containing protein yields the protein MTSHFGSDHSLTSHDIDTADTVAAPFTGVWRLISFAVHDDTGGVLAVPMGPRPRGRLIYTEDGYMSATVGRRDAITSAPLPPGTGFGVEAVSAHREFLAYSGTYTWHADHVVHHVEIASIPEWNATQQVRRLRLRGDELTLTAPAAGPDGRVPASIWQRI from the coding sequence ATGACAAGCCATTTCGGCTCCGATCACTCACTCACTTCGCATGACATCGATACCGCGGATACCGTGGCGGCGCCGTTCACCGGTGTCTGGCGCCTGATCTCGTTCGCCGTGCACGACGACACCGGCGGCGTACTGGCCGTGCCGATGGGCCCCCGCCCGCGCGGGCGCCTCATCTACACGGAGGACGGCTACATGTCGGCCACCGTCGGCCGCCGCGACGCCATCACCTCGGCGCCGCTCCCACCGGGCACCGGATTCGGCGTGGAGGCCGTTTCCGCGCACCGGGAGTTCCTCGCCTACAGCGGCACCTACACCTGGCACGCCGACCACGTCGTCCACCACGTGGAAATCGCGTCGATCCCGGAATGGAATGCCACCCAACAGGTTCGCAGGCTGCGGCTGCGCGGCGACGAACTCACCCTCACCGCGCCCGCCGCCGGCCCCGACGGCCGCGTGCCCGCCTCGATATGGCAGCGGATCTAG
- a CDS encoding carboxylesterase/lipase family protein encodes MWAVAAVAMSMLVACGPDGDGGRAGTGDPLLVRTSSGEVRGHADGEARRFAGIPYAAAPTGERRWAAPQPAAPWPGVRDAVRPGPPCPQGDGTGKPLAGTSEDCLNLEVTAPRSEGAKPVMVWLHGGGNDTGHGSEYDPARMAAIGDVIVVTVDYRLGALGFLGYPGLPGSGSFGLLDQQAALRWVRDNAAAFGGDPDNVTVFGQSAGAVDACAQLTSPGARGLFHKVILQSGSCHTLIPSAGAGGRILTSADTFWAPLDARERQGESLAAELHCADLACLRRIPPEDLVRATSRAGIAVGTPTLPVAPDRADAAPVPVLSGTTRDESRLTTMYAEFTTGPLTRERYEQVLTQAFGTAADEVRSRYPLRDYDDQPRLAFSAIDTDRVFACPQLATGRRLAAGSAVYAYEFADRTAPTMSPFLTDMPAGAAHGSELAYLFGARSGGPWGPGFAPQPLSAEQRDLSDAMIRAWTGFARTGRPAETWPAFTPDRPRAHTFALGAADSTDVATAHHCDLWDGLARR; translated from the coding sequence ATGTGGGCGGTTGCGGCGGTGGCGATGTCGATGCTGGTCGCCTGCGGTCCCGACGGGGACGGCGGACGTGCGGGCACCGGCGATCCGCTCCTGGTGCGGACGTCGTCGGGGGAGGTGCGGGGTCACGCCGACGGCGAGGCGCGCCGTTTTGCCGGAATCCCGTACGCCGCCGCGCCGACCGGTGAACGGCGGTGGGCCGCACCGCAACCGGCGGCGCCGTGGCCCGGCGTGCGCGACGCCGTCCGGCCGGGGCCGCCGTGCCCGCAGGGCGACGGCACCGGCAAGCCGCTGGCCGGAACGAGCGAGGACTGCCTGAATCTCGAGGTGACGGCGCCACGGTCGGAGGGGGCGAAGCCGGTGATGGTGTGGTTGCACGGCGGTGGCAACGACACCGGTCACGGATCCGAGTACGACCCGGCGCGGATGGCGGCGATCGGCGACGTGATCGTGGTGACGGTCGACTACCGGCTCGGGGCGCTGGGCTTCCTCGGCTATCCGGGCCTGCCCGGGTCGGGGAGCTTCGGCCTGCTGGACCAGCAGGCCGCCCTGCGATGGGTGCGCGACAACGCCGCGGCCTTCGGCGGCGACCCGGACAACGTCACCGTCTTCGGCCAGTCGGCGGGCGCGGTGGACGCCTGCGCGCAGCTGACCTCCCCGGGCGCCCGCGGCCTGTTCCACAAGGTGATCCTCCAGAGCGGCTCGTGCCACACGCTGATTCCCAGCGCGGGCGCCGGCGGGCGGATCCTCACCTCGGCCGACACCTTCTGGGCGCCGCTCGATGCCCGGGAGCGCCAGGGCGAAAGCCTTGCGGCGGAACTGCATTGCGCCGATCTCGCCTGCCTGCGGCGCATCCCGCCGGAGGACCTGGTGCGGGCGACGTCCCGGGCGGGGATCGCCGTCGGCACCCCGACCCTGCCCGTCGCCCCCGACCGGGCCGATGCGGCCCCGGTGCCCGTGCTGTCGGGCACCACTCGCGATGAATCGCGGCTGACCACCATGTACGCCGAGTTCACCACCGGACCCCTCACGCGCGAGCGGTACGAGCAGGTGCTGACGCAGGCGTTCGGTACGGCCGCGGACGAGGTGCGATCGCGATATCCGTTGCGCGACTACGACGATCAGCCGCGGCTGGCGTTCTCCGCGATCGACACCGACCGGGTCTTCGCCTGCCCGCAACTGGCCACCGGTCGCCGGCTCGCCGCCGGGTCGGCGGTGTACGCCTACGAATTCGCCGACCGCACCGCGCCGACCATGTCGCCGTTCCTGACCGATATGCCCGCCGGCGCGGCGCACGGTTCGGAGCTGGCGTACCTGTTCGGTGCGCGCTCCGGTGGGCCGTGGGGCCCCGGCTTCGCGCCGCAGCCGTTGTCCGCCGAACAGCGTGACCTGTCCGACGCGATGATTCGGGCCTGGACCGGATTCGCGCGCACCGGCCGCCCCGCCGAGACATGGCCCGCGTTCACGCCCGATCGGCCCCGGGCACACACCTTCGCTCTCGGCGCCGCCGACAGCACGGACGTGGCCACCGCCCATCACTGCGATCTCTGGGACGGCCTGGCGCGACGGTGA